The region TAAATAAATACGTGAGATaagaaaaattaagctgggtgtggtagtgcacaccttaattccagcacttgggaggcagaggtaagagtattgctgtgaatttgaggctagcccgAGACTATAGGGTGAGtgtcagggcagcctgggctagagtgagaccttatctaaaacaaaaacaaaaacaaaaacaaaaacaacaacaaaaaacagaaaaggaaaattgaGCTAGCACTCATCTGTCATGTTGgccctgggaagctgaggcaggaggatcccaagttcgaggtcaccctgacatAACATACTGAGTTACAAGCAGTCTAGGGTATATAGCTACATAGtccctgtctctaaaaagaaataaaaagaaaaattgaatatTAAACAACTTACTCTTAAGTAACCAATATGCCAAGGATGAaagcaagaaatttaaaaaatgctctttcagggctggagagatgacttagcggttaagcacttgcctgtgaagcctaagaaccccggttggaaggattctccaggacccacattagacagatgcacaagggggcacttgtctggagtttgtttccagtggctggaggccctggcatgcccattctctgtctctgtctgtctgtctgtctgtctgactgtctctcttaaataaataaataaataaataaaaatttaagaacaatgctctttcaaacaaatgaaaatgaataaggCTTCGGAAATCCAGCAAAGACAGTACTAAGATGGAAGCTTACATCAGTCAAAGCCTACATTAGCAACAACAGCACAACCCAGAAGATCTCAAAGAGATCTGTCACCATATTTTTAAAGGActtaaaaaacaagaacaaactcAACTAAAAActtgaaggaaaataaatatctgAGCAGAAACACATGAACTCAAGGCTAAATAACTTCCCAAAGGTCAATGACAAAGAAGTGAGCtcttctaacaaataaatacaattgatAAAACTTTTGGTAGattaagcaaacattaaaaaaaaaactaaagattaAATGAGGGACATAACAACTAAGACCACAGAAACATAAAGGATTGACTATTATGAATATGTATGTTCATACATCTATATATATGCTAACACATTTTCTATCCAATAAAAATGAACAGGATATTGGAGAAATCTGAACAGAAAAGGGGATTACAGCAGTGATTCAAAATAGTCCATTAATGAAAAGCCCAGAGCCAGATAATTTACTGAGTTCTACCAAACATTTAGAGAACTCATGCCAGTTCTTAACTTATTCCAAAAACCTGAATAGGCATGAATTCTTCTGAACATGTGCTATAAGGCTAGCATTATTGAtgccaaaacaagacaaagacactctctctctctctctctctctctctctctacaaaccTATATCCTTGGTAACCACAATTTAATTATCCTCATAATAAtttatgaacatattttatttatttccttagttTTTTGGCTTGTGTACTGAATGCAGGTACTCATGTATGCTAACACTTATTACTCCACTTGAGGTACAACCCAAACTCTAGTTAACATATTTTAGAGTAATGACAATGAAATGTTTCTAAGAGGTAGAAATTAgtaatttgtcttcttttttgtaCTTGTGTATGTATGAATCATGTGAGTATATGTCATGTTAAAGGGAATCATTGTTCCCATAACCAAAGCATTTATTGTGATTAGTCCTAGGTCTAAAAATTTACctatcaatttattttattttatttttgagagagagagggaaagaaagagggagagagagagagagagggaatgagcgagaatgagcatgccagggcttttcaatcactgtgaatgaactccagacatgtgcaccctcttatgcacatgtgtgatattTCACTGTGTCACTATGCCTTTTgctatgtgggatgtggagattcagacatgcattcttaggcttcacaggcaagcgccttaactggtaagccatctctccagcccattgcctaTCATTTTTGATTGAACAGATCCAGTCATTTAGAATAAGAGCAGGTGGTCTAATTAAACTATATCAACTTTGAAAGAAAACACTCCATTTAGCAATTTAGAAGCATTTAGATTAAACAATAGTtcatttgaagaaagaaaatagtttttGGAACAACACCATAAAATCCAAGACTTACAAAATTACTAAAGTAATTGCAcaactgaatatttttaaatggagccATTATTTGTGATGCCATTAAATAATTTACCATAGCCATAATAATCAGAAAGTTTGGATCACAATTCCTTTGATCATAACAACATACCAGGAAACTACCGTGGGAAACCACACTATGTAAGATAGCTAAAAAATGGTGGGGAATGTTTTAGAACGTGTAATAGCAATAAGTGGCTATATAAATATGACAGTTATGTGCTAATACCTAATCTCTTTTGTGAACTAAAGGGTTGAGAATTTAGAGATACATCCATGATTACTATAATTCATCGATGTGATTAAAGGTGGATTTCTAATTAAACATGAAATTAGCTCCAAAGgtggaattttcttttgttttcctgtagGGACTCTGACGCAAGAAGTTGTGAAGTATATGGGCTTAGcatgattttactttttattattgtttttacatAGAATAGTACAATTAACCCAATATACTTTATATTAGGATTCAGCATTAaacatttttagtttgttttgaagGCCTATGAAAGTAACTTACCCATATGCTGATGCTTGCTTCTCTTTCCCATCTTTCCTAACTCCCATATCCTATCTTctgcccccctccctcttttcctcctgtgGTGCTGTCGGTCCACCCAGGGCCTTTTGCAAACCTGTACACCACCACTGAGCCCTATCTCTAGCATCAATATATTTGCTGTAAATACTTTAGTTACCATCTGCAAATGATTGTGAATATTGCCGTGCATAATAACATCACCATAACTACAAAACAGCACTAACTCCGTTTTGATAACACTGATGAAACAAAACAGGAAGTAGACTTATTTTCACATCATCACAGTGGCTGGTAAAGACTCTTAAACAGACTGAGAAGAGCATGAGAAATGAAAACGCAGCCTCAGCAACTCTCAAATCCAAAGAAGAAACATCACCTGCGATTTATTATATCATTGAATATTGAACCCGAGGCTATTCCGAAAGTTCTTTTCCTGCACATTTTCACCACTGTCATGTATTTGAAGATTAGGGATGACGGGCTTCAGGAATTTGAACTCATTTGTCCCAGTACCTCCAGTGAGACACACCTCATACTGGTAGCTATGAGACAGCGTCCCCGCCCCGCTGACGTCCACCAGGTGTCCAGGAAAGTGGCCCTCAGGCAGAGAGCAGCCGCCCAGCGAGGATGCCCCGCTCCTCCTGCACAGCCTGACCGCCACCAACACGAgcacagagaagaggaagagcgAAGACACGGACGCCAGGGCGATGACCAGGTAGACAGTGAGCGCGTCGGGCGGCGCCGGGTCGCGCGCGCCCTCGGCCACGGGCAGGTAGGGCTGCGAGAAGCCGTCCACCAGCAGCACGTGCAGCGTGACGCTGGCCGACAGCGGCGGCTCGCCATTGTCCTGGACCAGCACGAGCAGCCTGTGCCTGGGCGCGTCGCGCTCGCTCAGCAGCCTGGCGGTGCGCACCTCGCCATTGTGCGCCCACACGCTGAACAGCCCGGGCTCGCtggcctgcagcagctggaaggacAGCCAGGCGTTGCGGCCCGAGTCGCCGTCCACCGCCACCACCTTGGTGAGCAGGTAGCCGGGCTCGGCCGCCCTGGGCAGCAGCTCGGTGCAGGGCGTCGACGCGTTGTGCGGCGGGTAGAGCACGAAGGGCGCGTGGTCGTTGGCGTCCAGCACCAGCACGCGCACCAGCGCCTGGCTGCTGAGCGCGGGCGAGCCTCGGTCGGCGGCGCCCACGCGGAACTCGAAGGCCCGCAGCGCCTCGTAGTCCAGCGCGCGCAGGGCGAACAGCTGCCCGCTGTCCGCGTGGATGGACAGCAGCGAGGCGAGGGCCAGCTGCGGGTCTTGGTCGCCTTCCTGGGGCGGCAGCAGCGAGTAGGTGATCTGGGCATTGGTGCCTGAGTCTGTGTCTGTGGCGCTCACTGTGCCTATGTGCAGGCCGGGGCTGTTGTTCTCTGGGACCAACAGGGTGTAGGAGGTTTGGCTGAAGGCTGGGGCGTTGTCGTTCACGTCGGACACCTGCACTGTTATGTTGTGCTCCGTTTGTagcctgggtgtgcccatgtCTGAGACGGTGATGGTGATGTTGTACTCGTCTCTGCTCTCTCTGTCCAGTGCTCCTTCTGTGACCAAAGTGTAGAAATTTTCTAGAGTGGGTTTCAGAAGGAAGGGTAAATGGTCTTGAATGGAGCACATCACGTTCCCATTGTTTCCCGAGTCTGGATCTGAAATTCCAAAAATAGCGACCACAGTCTCTGGGGAGTTTTCTGGAATGTCACTGATAAGCAATGACATGGTCAGTTCAGGGGCGTTGTCGTTTATATCCAACACTTCTATGGATACCGTGCATTTTCCTGTAAGACCGCCGCCATCTGCTGCCTCAATTTCCATACGGTAGGATTGAATTTCCTCAAAATCCAGTCGTTTTATTAATCTAATTTCGCCTGTGTGTGTATTGATTTCAAAGGTCCGAATGACTTGATTTGAGGATTGAAAAATTGAGTAGGAGAGCTCCCCGTGTATCCCGGCATCTAAATCTCTAGCAGACACCGTGATGACAAGGAAACCCACAGGGCTGTTCTCTGGAACCTGCACCCGGTAGAGGCTCTGAGCAAATTCTGGGGCATTGTCATTGATGTCCATGACCACAATGAGAACCTGGGAAGTCCCAGTCTTGCGCGGTGACCCACCATCAAGTGCCAAGAGTGTTAATATGAGTTCAGGCTGCTCTTCCCGGTCCAGCGCTTTGTCCAGCACCAGCGCTGGGTATCTCCTGCCGTCGCTGTGATTGCGGGTGAGAAGGTGGAAATGAGAGTTGCTACTGATGGCATAGTTCTGAACTGTGTTGCTTCCTATGTCCAAATCTTGCGCTATTTTCAATGGAAAGAGTGTCCCAGGATGGCTGctttccaagaccttaaggtggATTTCATTTTCTAAGAATTTTGGCGTATGGTCATTTATATCTTGAATTTGGAGTTCACCTTGAATAAACTGCACTGGGTTTTTCAGTAACACCTGGAATTGCAGTATGCACGGGTCGATGTCCCCGCACAACTCCTCCCGATCCAATCTTTCTTTTAGCAGCAAATTTCCATTCTTCTGGTCCAGCTGAAAAAGCTGTTTGTTCCCTTTGGAAAGAATCTGGACACCCCTTAGAACTAGATCTCCTAAGCTCAGCCCCAAATCGTTTGCTAGGTTGCCCACAAAAAagccgctctctctctcctctagaACAGAATACTTCAAGGGCGCACTGCCCACCTCCCACAGCAGTAATAGGAAAATAATGGCGGTCACTTGCCTTTTCTGTGGTGCCTTGGGGAGCGGTGTCTCCATCCTTCCTTGGGTCCAAAATGTACAGCAATTACTCACAAAAGAATTTCTCTGTAACCAACTCAGGAATGTTGGCATAGTGATCTTGAGGGTCTCGTTTTCTCTTACAACGTCTCTGGACACGGGTGTATCTGCCTCACCGAATGTAACtcacttcctttgttaagttGCCAGAAACAATTCTTTTACTCACGGAAGCTGCAGTTTTTCACTTTCTTAGCCTGCAGCGCCACCAAGCGTTGTACTTTACAACTTCAGATAATTTTCATTTGAAAGTACATTGTAAATGCTAAAATGCATTGCCTATATTTTAGGTCAAAGAATTTTATattatcttcctttttctttaatccCCATTTGGTGTCTTGATATAATTAATGGCAATTGTTATAGAAAAACTTCATGTGTTCATCGTCCTCATAATGATATAAATTCAGCACCCACAAATCTGCTGAGAAAAATCACTTATTTAACATTTCCTGTCCACACACTCATCTAGCTTTGAAGATAACAGCATGAGTGGAGTACAAAACTTCCTGTTCTTGGAGTTTTCAGCTATTACAAAATTACTAATTTGTTCCATTTTATGAGTAAAATATGACTTAAAAATCCAGTTTCTGCTCCCAAATTGCAAAGTGGCTGTAactcatgaaataaaataaaactatgattTTTGTTACACTATGGGATATGCTATCTTGGGGTATTCTTTCCTTCACGAATTCACTGTGTCAAGTAAAAAATGATGTTGAAAAGAAATGGCCACTTTTATTAGAAATCATTTTAAACTCAGATAACTATTTTCTACAAACGTGAAGCagataataaagaaaatgaagtaaaaggTATACTTCCTAATGAAAAATTTTGACCTGTGTATTGGTCAAAGGTACATCACAGTGGACTGAGCTGTTGatggataatttaaaaatatcacaacTCCAACTAGAGCCATGTGTTTGGAGTGAGAATGATTGAAGACGCAAATCATcccaaaggaaaaaaggaaaaaaatactttcTGAAGGAGGCTATGGAAAATAACCAGGAATACTCAACAGTAATATTGTGTATGCCTATAAACCAGTTGGTAAACATTCaagaaaatgcacaaaaatctaGTTCCATTATTGttaaggataaaaataaaatgatgatcaTCATTTTAATATAAGTGGCATTTTTTGATAGAAATTTGAAAAGAGGCATcatcagtgtgtgggcaggcatggtgggCTCCTCCCGCCTCCCTGTTCAGAGTTCCTTACACTGACAATGTTTGGAAAGGTGCCATGATTTGGAGTGAGTAGTCCAGACCTCTGTATCTGGGCTCCTCACACCTCCCGCCTGGGTTGCTTGCACTGGTCTGTGTCCTGGAGAGCACAGCATGAAGTAGGTCAAATCCCTGTTACCTTACTGCTTCTAGTCCCCTGGTCTTGGTAGGTCTTATTGTGCTCTGCTCAGGGAGgcttggtccctgtgtgagctgtggaatcaggccgtttgctctggtatcttgactggacaccaagtaccaacatccctgttcacctgagtcagagggtaaatgggccaaaggacaaaaacttgctccCTCCttgataaaataaagagtcttcctaaaatggatagacagcaacacaaaaaaaaagccaacaaaagtcagaaaactcagagatctccaacaaggatgcctagtcctactatggaagcctccaaagaaatcataaagaaatcaacagaaattcattcccaaaatgaaaacacaacaaccaacgAGACCCTGATaaaaaattgctgaacttgaagcaaactatcgaaaaaccaacaatcacattaaaaaaaaaaaaaaaacaaacagaatcatctcctagagtatTCAGcatttgacagtaggcttaacttgattgaagaaaatgttgaaACACTCCAAAGAGATACGAATAAAATGAAGGTAAGTCAAAAAATGGAAAACCTCCACAACCAGTTGGTTAAGTTTAATGAGAacttgattaaatgcaagaatgaactgcTGAAAGCATCAAGACAATCAGAATTTGAACTgtaatcatacctcaaaaaagaggtggacatgatacaaaataacacatcaggaaacaaaaatcaaacagaatttataaaaaacctctctagaaccactcaccaacagagctactcatgtggaagacagaacctctgacctagaagataagacagaagaaattgatcagtagGCCAaacactttgctaagttcaaaaaaatcaagtgaacagaatacaagggacctgtgggacactctaaaatgaccaaacatccagatcacaggtataccagaaggagagaaaatgcagACCAGAGGCAtggaaaacatactcaacaaaattattgaagaaaattttccacatATTGCAAAAGAGAGATCCATCCAGATGCAAGAAGCCcccagaacaccaaacaggcaggaccaaagaagaaactctccaagacatatcatagttaaaattcttaacaatgaaaacaaagagagagtgttaaaagcagcaagagagaagcaatttataacatacaaaggcaatatcATTAGAATAAcatgagatttctcaatggaatccctgaaagccaggagggcctggaatagagcatttcaaagtctgaaaaactgtgGCTTACAACCTAAGCTATTTTACCCAGCAagagtatccctcataacagatggtgaaagaaaaacttgccatgaaaaaagtcaactctatgattatatgaacacaaaaccaaacctacaaagaatacttgagggaatactccacacagaacaatcaGCCAATCACAAGACCCAACAAAAAGAAGACAACAATAACGAAAATAAATtgggctcaaaacagtacataacacaagtaatcacacaaccccataaaacacctcatcatggcagggattaattcaaatctcATATTAATACtcttaaatattaatagtcttaaaTCACCCATCAAAATACACAGGTTATCAAGAAAGATCAAAAAACTGGACGCttctatttgctgtcttcaagaaacccaccttaccactaaagatagacacctcctccaggtaaaagattggaaaatgatattccaagcaaatggacataaaaaacaagtgggtgttgctatattaatatctgacaaaatagactttaaaccaaaaaggacaaagaagaccacttcttaatcatcaagagaatgatccaacatgagtacaccacaatcataaatatatatgaaacaaacacgggtgcaccacagtttataaaacaaaatatacttgacaacaaaacaaaaataaacaccaacaccaacatagttggagatttcaatactccactatcaatagacagataatTCAAGCAGAacatcaacaaggaaataatagagctcaacaacatcatagatcaactagacctaacagataactacagaactttccatctaaACTCTACAatacacagaaccttctccaaaactgagCATATATTAGTCCATAAAGTATgttttcataaagtcaggaaaactgaagtaacttcctacatcgtgtcagatcacaatgatttAAAACTaggaattaacaacaagagacacatccaGAACTCCACCAACTGCTGAAGACTAAACAACACGCTTTTGAACAATGACTGTGTAataggaatcaaaaaagaaatttaaaaattcctagatttaaatgataatgaaaacacaacctaccaaaatttatgggccacaatgaaggcagtcctaatggaaaaattcatagcaccacATGCCTTcactacaaagacagagagatcacaaatcaataacctgactgtccacctaaaggtgctggaaaaacgagaaaaatccaacccaaacagttccagatggaaagaaataatcaagattagagcagaaatttatgaattggaaactaagaaaacaatttttaaaacatcaatgaaataaagagctggttctttgaaaaaataaacaagattgacaaacccctggccaaactgatcaagcagagagagaaagagaggggggtatgaaattaacaaaatcaaaaatgaaaaaggaaagatcactacagacatcaataaaattggaagaatcatcaggacattcttcaaaaacatctactccacaaaattaaataatctagaagaaatggttgaattcctaggcacataccaccaacccaaactgaactccagagcaaattaatctcctaagcaaacctatcacatccatggagattgaaaagtttaaaaaaaccatCCCCCTAAAGAAAAGTCCATGCTTCTCAGCTGCActctaccaaaccttcatagaagaactgaaatcaatttttctcaaactattccacataattttccacataattggagattagggaattctccctgaactccttttatgaaggtgGCCTCACCCTAATAAAAAAACcagaaagctgggtatggtggtgcacacctttaatcccaacactagggagggagaggtaggaggattgccatgagttcaaggccaccctgagactacatagtgaattccaggttaatccTGGgcgggagtgagaccctaccttgaaaaaccaaaaaataaataaacaaataaataaacaaacaaataaataacagagatgcaacaagaaaagaaaattataggcctatatccctagtaaacttagatacaaagatcctgcacaaaatccttgcaaacaaaattccaTGACACCAgtgacacatcaaaagcattttccaaggtcaagatggcaaccgcctaactGCACTACAGACAAGGAATAAaagggaaattaggaaatttttgcaagagggagggcacagattggggtaaaagagggaagcacacaccccggGGCCCCACAACCCCCCGCACCCCAAGCCCAGCACCCCCCGCCCCTTCCCCCCCAGCGCGCCTCAAGCTCCCTATCCACAAGCTGCAGGCGTGGCCCTAGCGAACCAcggccccccgcccccccccccgcccgccccacgctccctatgcACGCGGTAGGTGCACCCGAGCACCCAGGCGaacccgcgcgccccgccccccctGTGCGCCCCGTCCCCCCCCTCCAGCGCATCCAGAGAGCCTGCGGTGTCCCGCGccccatcttacctcagcatgctccGCGCCCCCCGCGACCGGCGACCCCCATGACCCCCTCCCCCACGcgatccacccccccccccgcgagtccagagcacccctcAGCATCCCATAGCGTCTCACGCCCCCGTGCCCACCCGCACGCCCCGCCCTCCCCCCCTTGCGCCCCACACTCCTAGCCGCCCCCCCCCTGCATGCCACACACCCCCCACGccccgcgcccccacccccacgtgccctgGTGCATCCAGCGCGACCTGAGCCCCGTGCGCCCCGTGGCGCCTCCCGTCACCCCCAACTCTCACGCCCCTCGTCCCCCTGCCGCACGAAGCCCGCCTGCCCCCGCGTGTCCCGAGcacgcccctgcgtgcccaggcttgccctgcgccccccccccccgcccgccccccacACGCCTCGCGCCCCCCCCAGcggccccccctccccccccgcgtGCCTCAGTGTGCTCTGCCCCCCTCCACGCCCTGTGCCCCCCGGTCGACCCCTGTGACACCCACCCTGTGCCcccgtcccccccccctcttccagagcaccccacggagTCCCGTGGTGTCCTGCACCCCGGTGTGCcctgcgccccctccccccgcgcCACCCATGCGCCCCGCGCCTCTTGCACTCTCCCCCGCACCCCCCTGCACAccccgtgcccccccccccgctccgtGCCTCCCAGGTGCCCTGCACACCCCGCTCCCCGCACACCCCCCCATGCACGCCCCCCCTGCGCCCACAGCGCGCCCCTCGCCCCCCCAACTGACCAGAGCACCCCATGACCCccacccctccagggcaccccaccccgcgccccctgagccctgccgcctccttcacgccccaccctgattgcccggtgccccggcgcaccctgCGCCCCCGCTGCcgtgtgccccactcgctccatacaccccatggcaccctgcgccccccccccacccgcacaCGCACCCTCCGCATGTCcggcatggctgtgctctgattgggcacccaccagtcatgcttgccagcctgctgcactgaagctgagacctcctacttcacccttgttctctgattcTGCAAGTAGATCAGCCACGGGGTGCTCGgtttgcaggcctgtgggggccactcctgccgtgaataggtggctgccagatcccctgctgctgtgctcacatcacttgccaccggtcagcctctgctgtgtcctgattccatacccacatcatctgcctctgcactacaattgcacgtgcagcgggctcCCACAgaaagagccacacaagtccacactgagtcactagtgccagcgcaggttccatcccctacctgtacatcgccacccatctcCCACTCCCcagaggcgggagagcacagactgtttacagaccccagtgtacccagccagagtctgggcactttcagggcttgctacctcagtcccctttcaagctcaaaggcttGCAGCTTAGGTgtattactgggtgagaattcaggcaactttggtgcttctgtcaggctatagataggcggctttggcaagagtgagcaaaaacccaggctgcttgcaactgccccaggctgccttggactcgcactaagctagatcccaggctgctccacccacctaccttcccatacactgacatgggtagaccacagcgcaaaagaaataacacgaaaaataaaatggaagaaaatccagacagatcacccagtccaacaaggatcacaactaaccaaagcatagaagagtgtttaggatcagaacatcaagtggaagcaatgaacaatgcaaccctgaccaaactactgctagaactgacaggaaagctacaaaggatagataattgtatggatgctaccatcactaagctagagcaatatgataagacactggaaggaattcaaagagagctaagagagttgagggagagtgaaaaaaaagaggaccttaaaaatcagctggccacactaaatgaaaacataaagaaatgcaaggatgatttccaagaatcatcaagaaaatcagaaaatgagacaaaaagggagccggacaaagcgatggaaatgatacataggaaagtagtataaaatgcaaacttaattgaacaagtccaaaactcactagaggctctcaagaatagagtcagtgaagtggaagatagaaattctgatctgggggctggagagatggcttagcagttaagcacttgcctgtgaagcctaaggaccctggttcgaggctcggttccccaggtcccatgttagccagatgcacaagggggcgcacgcatctggagtttgtttgcagagtctggaagccctggcgtgcccattctctctctctccctctatctgtctttctctctgtgtctgttgctctcaaataaataaaaattaaaaaaaaaaaaaaagaaattctgatctggaagacaggatggaagaaacagttcgagagtccaaaaatttcagtaagttcaaaagttcctgtgaacagaacatgagagaattgtgagatacacttaaacgtcctaatatcagaatcattggaataccagaaggagaagaatttcagaccaaaggcatggagaacttatttaacacaataattgaagaaaacttcccccgtctcttaaaagaaaggcccatcaagattcaagaagcaaacagaactcctaactgactagaccaaaggagaaactccccaagacatattatcattaggactctaaacattgacaccaaggaaaaaatcctaaaagcagctagggaaaaacagcacaccactttcaaaggaaaccccatcagaattacttcagacttctcaatggaaaccctgaaagctagaagggcctggaatgaaactcttcaaactctaagaaactatggcttccaacccaaactactatacctggcaaaagtctcccttataatagatggtgaaaggaa is a window of Jaculus jaculus isolate mJacJac1 chromosome 13, mJacJac1.mat.Y.cur, whole genome shotgun sequence DNA encoding:
- the LOC101598014 gene encoding protocadherin beta-14-like translates to MPTFLSWLQRNSFVSNCCTFWTQGRMETPLPKAPQKRQVTAIIFLLLLWEVGSAPLKYSVLEERESGFFVGNLANDLGLSLGDLVLRGVQILSKGNKQLFQLDQKNGNLLLKERLDREELCGDIDPCILQFQVLLKNPVQFIQGELQIQDINDHTPKFLENEIHLKVLESSHPGTLFPLKIAQDLDIGSNTVQNYAISSNSHFHLLTRNHSDGRRYPALVLDKALDREEQPELILTLLALDGGSPRKTGTSQVLIVVMDINDNAPEFAQSLYRVQVPENSPVGFLVITVSARDLDAGIHGELSYSIFQSSNQVIRTFEINTHTGEIRLIKRLDFEEIQSYRMEIEAADGGGLTGKCTVSIEVLDINDNAPELTMSLLISDIPENSPETVVAIFGISDPDSGNNGNVMCSIQDHLPFLLKPTLENFYTLVTEGALDRESRDEYNITITVSDMGTPRLQTEHNITVQVSDVNDNAPAFSQTSYTLLVPENNSPGLHIGTVSATDTDSGTNAQITYSLLPPQEGDQDPQLALASLLSIHADSGQLFALRALDYEALRAFEFRVGAADRGSPALSSQALVRVLVLDANDHAPFVLYPPHNASTPCTELLPRAAEPGYLLTKVVAVDGDSGRNAWLSFQLLQASEPGLFSVWAHNGEVRTARLLSERDAPRHRLLVLVQDNGEPPLSASVTLHVLLVDGFSQPYLPVAEGARDPAPPDALTVYLVIALASVSSLFLFSVLVLVAVRLCRRSGASSLGGCSLPEGHFPGHLVDVSGAGTLSHSYQYEVCLTGGTGTNEFKFLKPVIPNLQIHDSGENVQEKNFRNSLGFNIQ